Proteins encoded together in one Alphaproteobacteria bacterium LSUCC0719 window:
- the rpsG gene encoding 30S ribosomal protein S7 — protein sequence MSRRHRAEKRPVLPDAKFKDKVVSKFMSCLMYDGKRSVAERIVYGAFDRIESKSGSEPVKVFHDALENVRPHLEVRSRRVGGATYQVPVEVRAERAQALAIRWLIDSSRKRGETTMVERLSSELMDAANNRGNAVKKREDTHKMAEANRAFSHYRW from the coding sequence ATGTCACGTCGTCACCGCGCTGAAAAACGTCCCGTACTTCCCGATGCGAAGTTCAAGGACAAGGTTGTTTCAAAATTCATGTCCTGCCTGATGTATGACGGCAAGCGCTCGGTCGCCGAGCGCATTGTCTATGGTGCGTTCGACCGCATCGAGTCGAAGTCCGGCAGCGAGCCTGTGAAGGTATTCCACGATGCGCTGGAAAACGTACGGCCGCATCTTGAGGTCCGGTCCCGCCGCGTTGGTGGTGCTACCTATCAGGTTCCCGTCGAGGTTCGCGCAGAGCGGGCGCAGGCGCTTGCCATTCGCTGGCTGATCGACAGCTCGCGCAAGCGTGGCGAGACCACCATGGTTGAGCGTCTTTCGTCGGAACTGATGGATGCCGCCAACAACCGTGGCAATGCCGTGAAGAAGCGTGAAGACACGCACAAGATGGCCGAAGCCAACCGCGCCTTTTCGCATTACCGCTGGTAA
- the tuf gene encoding elongation factor Tu has protein sequence MSKEKFDRSKPHVNIGTIGHVDHGKTTLTAAITKVMAEAGGAEFQAYDQIDKAPEERARGITISTAHVEYETENRHYAHVDCPGHADYVKNMITGAAQMDGAILVVSAADGPMPQTREHILLARQVGVPALCVFMNKVDQVDDEELLELVEMEIRELLSSYEFPGDDIPIVKGSALAALEDGDAAIGADAIRELMAAVDDYIPQPERPKDQPFLMPIEDVFSISGRGTVVTGRIERGIVNVGEEIEIVGLKDTTKTTCTGVEMFRKLLDQGEAGDNVGVLLRGTKREDVERGQVLSAPGSITPHTEFKCEAYVLTKEEGGRHTPFFSNYRPQFYFRTTDVTGSVELPSGTEMVMPGDNIAMTVTLIAPIAMDEGLRFAIREGGRTVGAGVVASIVK, from the coding sequence ATGTCCAAGGAGAAGTTTGATCGTTCCAAGCCTCATGTGAACATTGGCACGATTGGCCATGTTGACCATGGCAAGACGACGCTGACGGCGGCGATTACGAAGGTTATGGCTGAGGCAGGCGGCGCTGAGTTTCAGGCCTATGATCAGATTGACAAGGCACCTGAGGAGCGTGCCCGCGGGATCACGATTTCGACGGCCCATGTCGAGTATGAGACGGAGAACCGTCACTATGCGCATGTGGATTGTCCCGGTCACGCCGATTATGTGAAGAACATGATCACGGGTGCGGCGCAGATGGATGGCGCGATTCTGGTTGTGTCGGCGGCTGACGGCCCGATGCCGCAGACCCGCGAGCATATTCTTCTGGCGCGCCAGGTTGGTGTTCCGGCGCTGTGCGTATTCATGAACAAGGTCGACCAGGTTGACGATGAGGAGCTTCTGGAGCTTGTGGAGATGGAGATCCGCGAGCTGCTGTCGAGCTATGAGTTTCCCGGCGACGACATTCCGATTGTGAAGGGGTCTGCGCTGGCGGCTCTTGAGGATGGTGATGCGGCGATTGGTGCGGATGCGATCCGCGAGCTGATGGCGGCAGTTGACGATTACATTCCGCAGCCCGAGCGTCCGAAGGACCAGCCGTTCCTGATGCCGATCGAGGATGTGTTCTCGATTTCGGGTCGTGGCACGGTTGTGACGGGTCGTATCGAGCGCGGCATTGTGAATGTTGGTGAAGAGATCGAGATTGTGGGTCTGAAGGACACCACGAAGACGACCTGCACGGGTGTTGAGATGTTCCGCAAGCTTCTGGACCAGGGCGAGGCCGGCGACAATGTCGGTGTTCTGCTTCGCGGCACGAAGCGTGAGGATGTCGAGCGCGGCCAGGTTCTGTCGGCACCGGGTTCGATCACGCCGCATACCGAGTTCAAGTGCGAGGCCTATGTTCTGACGAAGGAAGAGGGTGGTCGTCATACGCCGTTCTTCTCGAACTATCGCCCGCAATTCTACTTCCGGACGACGGATGTGACCGGTTCGGTCGAGCTGCCGTCGGGCACCGAGATGGTGATGCCTGGCGACAATATCGCGATGACGGTCACGCTGATCGCGCCGATCGCGATGGATGAAGGTCTTCGCTTCGCCATCCGTGAAGGCGGTCGTACCGTCGGTGCAGGCGTCGTCGCCTCAATCGTAAAGTAG
- the rpsJ gene encoding 30S ribosomal protein S10, which yields METQNIRIRLKAFDHRILDQSTNEIVNTAKRTGAEVRGPIPLPTNIRRMTVLRSPHIDKKSREQFEMRTHKRLLDIVDPTPQTVDALMKLDLAAGVDVEIKL from the coding sequence ATGGAAACCCAGAACATCCGTATCCGGCTGAAGGCGTTCGATCATCGTATCCTCGACCAGTCGACGAACGAGATCGTCAACACGGCCAAGCGTACCGGTGCAGAAGTCCGGGGCCCCATCCCGCTGCCGACCAACATCCGGCGCATGACGGTGCTGCGTTCGCCGCACATCGACAAGAAAAGCCGGGAACAGTTCGAAATGCGGACGCACAAGCGTCTGCTGGATATCGTTGATCCGACTCCGCAGACGGTGGACGCGCTGATGAAGCTCGATCTCGCCGCCGGCGTTGATGTCGAGATCAAGCTGTAG
- the fusA gene encoding elongation factor G, which produces MARDYTLDRYRNFGIMAHIDAGKTTATERILYYTGRSHKIGEVHDGNATMDWMEQEQERGITITSAATTCFWFRTNDGDTPTGEFGTDSEAAKFRFNIIDTPGHVDFTIEVERSLAVLDGAVCVLDANAGVEPQTETVWRQADRYSVPRVVFVNKMDKIGADFFNCVDMIRDRTGAVPAPIQMPIGAENEFAGIVDLIEMKEWVWNSEDLGASWTVQDIRAELADKAADMRATLIELAVEQDDVAMEAFLEGEEPDEATLRRLIRLGTLNMSFVPVLCGSAFKNKGVQPLLNAVIDYLPGPLDVPAYTGFAPGDATETRNIERKADDADPLSGLAFKIMNDPFVGSLTFLRIYSGSLKKGDSILNSTKGKKERVGRMMMMHSNNREEIEEAFAGDIVALAGMKETTTGDTMCDVAKPVVLETMTFPDPVIEIAIEPKSKNDQEKMSTGLQRLAAEDPSFQVSSDPESGQTIMRGMGELHLDILVDRLKREFKVEANIGAPQVAYRETITREAEIDYTHKKQSGGSGQFARVKLIFRPLAEGGYNFTNSVVGGSVPREYVPGVEKGLEQAKDTGSIAGFPVIDFEVELVDGASHDVDSSVLAFEIAARAAFREAMQKASPKLLEPVMKVEVLTPEEYMGDIIGDLNSRRGNVGGMDQRGNARAIDAMVPLANMFGYINTLRSMSQGRAQYSMQFDHYEQVPQAVADEVRAKMA; this is translated from the coding sequence ATGGCAAGAGACTATACGCTAGATCGTTACCGTAATTTCGGCATCATGGCCCATATCGATGCCGGCAAGACGACCGCCACCGAGCGGATTCTCTATTACACCGGCCGGTCGCACAAGATCGGCGAAGTGCATGACGGCAATGCCACCATGGACTGGATGGAGCAGGAGCAGGAGCGTGGTATCACCATCACCTCTGCTGCGACGACCTGTTTCTGGTTCCGGACAAATGACGGCGACACGCCGACCGGTGAATTCGGTACCGATTCAGAAGCTGCGAAATTCCGCTTCAACATCATCGACACGCCTGGCCACGTCGACTTCACAATCGAGGTCGAGCGTTCGCTGGCTGTTCTTGACGGCGCGGTTTGCGTTCTTGATGCCAATGCCGGTGTCGAGCCGCAGACTGAGACCGTATGGCGCCAGGCCGACCGGTATTCCGTGCCGCGCGTTGTCTTTGTCAACAAGATGGACAAGATCGGCGCCGACTTCTTCAACTGCGTTGACATGATCCGCGATCGCACCGGAGCCGTTCCGGCCCCGATCCAGATGCCGATCGGTGCCGAGAATGAGTTTGCCGGCATTGTCGATCTGATCGAGATGAAGGAATGGGTCTGGAATTCCGAGGATCTTGGCGCAAGCTGGACCGTTCAGGATATCCGCGCCGAGCTTGCCGACAAGGCTGCCGACATGCGCGCCACGCTGATCGAACTTGCCGTCGAGCAGGACGATGTTGCGATGGAAGCCTTCCTTGAGGGCGAGGAGCCGGATGAAGCAACCCTTCGCCGGCTTATCCGTCTTGGCACCCTGAACATGTCGTTTGTGCCTGTTCTGTGTGGCTCGGCGTTCAAAAACAAGGGCGTGCAGCCGCTTCTGAACGCGGTGATCGACTATCTGCCCGGCCCGCTTGACGTGCCTGCCTATACCGGCTTTGCACCGGGCGACGCGACAGAAACCCGTAACATCGAGCGTAAGGCCGATGATGCGGATCCGCTGTCCGGTCTGGCCTTCAAGATCATGAACGATCCGTTTGTGGGGTCGCTGACCTTCCTGCGGATCTATTCCGGCAGCCTGAAGAAGGGCGACAGCATCCTGAACTCGACCAAGGGCAAGAAAGAGCGCGTTGGCCGGATGATGATGATGCATTCGAACAACCGTGAAGAGATCGAAGAGGCATTCGCCGGCGATATCGTGGCGCTTGCCGGGATGAAGGAAACAACGACCGGTGACACCATGTGTGATGTTGCAAAGCCGGTTGTTCTCGAAACAATGACCTTCCCCGATCCGGTTATCGAAATTGCGATTGAGCCGAAGTCGAAGAATGACCAGGAAAAGATGTCGACAGGTCTGCAGCGTCTTGCTGCGGAGGATCCGTCCTTCCAGGTCAGCTCTGATCCGGAGTCCGGCCAGACAATCATGCGCGGCATGGGTGAACTCCACCTCGACATTCTTGTCGACCGCCTGAAGCGTGAATTCAAGGTCGAGGCCAATATCGGCGCACCGCAGGTTGCCTATCGCGAGACCATCACCCGCGAAGCCGAAATCGATTACACTCACAAGAAGCAGTCCGGTGGTTCCGGCCAGTTCGCGCGCGTGAAGCTGATCTTCCGGCCGCTTGCTGAAGGTGGATACAACTTCACCAACTCGGTCGTCGGTGGTTCGGTACCTCGTGAATATGTGCCAGGCGTTGAAAAGGGTCTGGAGCAGGCCAAGGACACCGGCAGCATTGCAGGCTTCCCGGTCATCGACTTCGAGGTCGAGCTGGTCGACGGCGCCAGCCATGATGTTGACTCGTCGGTTCTCGCGTTCGAAATTGCGGCCCGTGCTGCATTCCGCGAGGCCATGCAGAAGGCGTCACCGAAGCTTCTTGAGCCGGTGATGAAGGTCGAGGTGCTGACACCTGAGGAATATATGGGTGACATCATCGGCGACCTGAACAGCCGCCGTGGCAATGTCGGGGGTATGGACCAGCGTGGTAACGCCCGCGCCATCGACGCGATGGTGCCGCTTGCCAACATGTTTGGTTACATCAACACACTGCGCTCGATGAGCCAGGGCCGTGCCCAGTATTCGATGCAGTTTGACCATTATGAACAGGTTCCGCAGGCCGTGGCTGATGAAGTCCGCGCCAAGATGGCCTGA